Genomic window (Leptolyngbyaceae cyanobacterium):
TCGCTATGCAGCGATGACTGTAATTGCCACTCTCCCACCTGGAAAAGGTAACTTAGTTGGCCCGGGTTCATCGGGAGGGCCAGTGTTTAACCAAGATGGCAAACTAGTAGGACTAGTATGGACGGGCGTAGATTTACCAAACGGGACGAAAGAAGTATGGATTACTCCCACATCAGTTTGGTTACCCCAACTACAAAAAGCACGAATACCAGATCCAGATTTAGAAAAAGTTATCGATACCGCTTGTCCGGCCAAAATTTAGGATTTCACATTTTTTAGAGCGCTTTAGCAACGTGCTATTTGACAATCGGACGTGATAAAAAATAGGGAAGAAAATTTTTATCACGTATTCTTGCTTATTTAAGCTCTAACCTGTTCCGTCTATGACTACAACCTTCTCCAATCAAACTCCCTGTGTTTTAGTGGTTGAAACCGATGAAGCCTTGGCGCAGCAGGTTAGTCTTGATTTAAAAGAATCTGGCTATGATGCAGCGATCGCATATGATGCGACTACGGGTTTGCAGCAAGCTCAGAAAATCGAGCCAGCTTTAATCGTAATCGATCGAATGCTAGCGGGAGAGTCCGGACTGAGCTTGTGCCAAAACATCAGACGTGCGGGTAATCGCGCCCCAGTATTATTAATGATGGCTCGCGATACCGTAGATGACCGAGCGGCTTGTCTGGAAGCAGGTGCGGATGATTATTTCCTCAAGCCTTATCGTGCGGAAACGTTCTTAAAATTAGTACGTCTGTATCTCCAACCAGACAAAGAAGGCTCCGAACAGTTACGCTTTGGGGATTTAGCTTTGGATCTGGCTACTCGCAGGGCTATTCGCAACGGACGGGCGATCGACCTCACGATGAAAGAATACGAACTGCTCAAGTATTTGATGGAACATCCCCGCGAAGTCTTAACTCGGGAACAAATTCTTGAAAATGTTTGGGGTGATGACTTTATGGGAGAATCCAACGTAATTGAAGTATATATTCGATATTTAAGGCTGAAAATCGAAGATGAAGGGGAAAAGCGCCTGATTCAAACGGTGCGGGGTGTGGGATACGTTCTGCGCGAAGCTTAGTTCTTCGTGACAAAAATCGGCTGTATACGAAAAGGCGATTGCTATACTTTCCTGACAAAGAAAGAAAAAAGCAGAGAAAGGAATTACTTTTCCTAGAAAAGTCACGAATTTACAAATAAGGAGTTACCAGTCAGTGATTTTGCCTGCCAAGTTGTTATCGCTATTAGTTTTGGGATTTTGGCTGATGGGTTGTTCTTCGCCGATATCGGCTACTTCTTCTTCTGATTCGCCCACTGTTTCAAATACAGCAACTATATATAGTAAAGAGTCGCAGACAAACTTAGGCCAAATGCTACCTGTTTCAGCCAGAGCTAATATGGGAAGTTCGCTCATCGAGTTGGAAGTTACTCGCACCCCTGAAGAACAGGCTTTGGGTTTAATGTATCGTACTAGTTTGCCAGATAATCGGGGAATGCTATTTGAGTTTGAACCCGCCAGACCCGTGAGTTTTTGGATGAAAAATGTCAAAATTCCCCTAGATATGGTATTTTTGCGGGAGGGTACGATTAGAGCGATCAAAGCGAACGTTCCTCCTTGTGAGACGGAGCGCTGTCCCAGTTATGGCCCCAATACCCCGATCGACCAAGTAATTGAGTTACGGGGTGGCAGAGCCGCCGAACTGAAGTTAAAAGTCGGCCAAAAAGTAAAAATCGAGTTTTTGTCATCCGGTACAACTGCTCCTAGCGAACGGTAACTGAAAAATCGGCTTTTGCGATCGTCTGTCAATACCTTTTTGGGTTAACACTCTCCTTTTTGTTAAGAAAGTTATCAAAATTGCTCAAGAGTGTTAATATTAGTATCTATATAGATAAATAAGTTTCAGAGTTTGCTAGGCTATCTTGACACCTGCAATTTCTACATAAGGTTGTTTCTCAAAGCTGGGAACTTTACAGGTAACTTGCTTGCTGGAACTACCAGCAGTGAAACTGTAGAAGGTGTTGAGTACCAGACTCTCTTCTATCTGTCAGCAAAATTGGCATTATAAATTTTAGGAGCGTGCTGCCAAACTTAGCTGTATTCCTAGTAATGCCAAAATTTCTAGGTGTGAGGCATAAGTGAAAGTTTAACCAGATCTGGCAAAAAGCCCTTTACTATACGAAGGTTAGTAGGAAGGTAAATTGCTGAGTGATGAAGAATGAGGCATAACTATCGCGAAGTTTAGTTGAGCTATTTGACATTCTTCCCCGTTATCAAGGTGGAGCTAATCAAAGCGCTGAGGAATAGAGGAGAATTAGCTAACAATACCTAACTTAGAGACCCTTCAAGCAGGTTATTCTGAGTTGTGGT
Coding sequences:
- a CDS encoding DUF192 domain-containing protein: MGSSLIELEVTRTPEEQALGLMYRTSLPDNRGMLFEFEPARPVSFWMKNVKIPLDMVFLREGTIRAIKANVPPCETERCPSYGPNTPIDQVIELRGGRAAELKLKVGQKVKIEFLSSGTTAPSER
- a CDS encoding response regulator transcription factor, which produces MTTTFSNQTPCVLVVETDEALAQQVSLDLKESGYDAAIAYDATTGLQQAQKIEPALIVIDRMLAGESGLSLCQNIRRAGNRAPVLLMMARDTVDDRAACLEAGADDYFLKPYRAETFLKLVRLYLQPDKEGSEQLRFGDLALDLATRRAIRNGRAIDLTMKEYELLKYLMEHPREVLTREQILENVWGDDFMGESNVIEVYIRYLRLKIEDEGEKRLIQTVRGVGYVLREA